The following are encoded in a window of Penaeus monodon isolate SGIC_2016 chromosome 9, NSTDA_Pmon_1, whole genome shotgun sequence genomic DNA:
- the LOC119576684 gene encoding rab GTPase-activating protein 1-like, whose product MPEEQTFCVLGKIMFEYGLHDLFKDGFDILHMRFYQLGKLMEEQLPDVWQHFQEQGVEIHMFASQWFLTLYTAKFPLFMVFHYLNLFLLTGIDSVLQVALGLLQMVTKMVPVLRPSVGQQLH is encoded by the coding sequence ATGCCTGAGGAACAAACCTTCTGTGTCCTTGGCAAAATTATGTTTGAGTATGGGTTACATGACCTCTTCAAAGATGGATTTGATATTCTTCACATGCGTTTTTATCAACTTGGGAAGTTGATGGAAGAACAACTCCCTGACGTGTGGCAGCACTTCCAGGAGCAGGGTGTTGAGATTCACATGTTTGCTAGTCAGTGGTTCCTTACTCTATACACAGCCAAGTTCCCTCTCTTCATGGTGTTCCATTACCTGAACCTATTCTTGCTCACAGGCATTGACTCTGTGCTCCAAGTGGCTCTGGGTTTGTTGCAGATGGTGACAAAGATGGTCCCTGTACTGCGACCTAGTGTTGGGCAGCAGCTGCACTAG